The following proteins are co-located in the Spea bombifrons isolate aSpeBom1 chromosome 3, aSpeBom1.2.pri, whole genome shotgun sequence genome:
- the LOC128482649 gene encoding zinc finger protein 239-like, with product MEAGDVVSSETKPINGRKESTAENVASGILCRAPKRRNRRTKCDPVKMPRALSIDIPLSGRALGNLPISGHQRQSFLNSGLCLVGCDSEESPESSLSMCSTSYICIECGQSFSYELAYVEHQKLHSPMRLEPDAVMAAAGSQGSDAVRKLHTLEQKRTGREFVCTECGKTFIGKSNLIVHQRTHTGEKPYGCIFCGKHFGRSSVLRKHERIHTGEKPYTCPYCGKRFSQNSGLKNHERIHTGEKPYGCAECGRRFSQSADLMVHYRTHTGEKPFICIECGNSFIRSSDLVIHQRTHSGIKPFACAECGKSFSQRSQIIRHRRTHTGERPFTCDVCRKSFILSSELKKHHRVHTGEKPYKCKECGKSFRHCSNMSRHQKMHADGEILAVSV from the exons ATGGAGGCTGGTGACGTTGTCTCATCCG aAACGAAGCCCATTAACGGGAGAAAGGAAAGTACAGCAGAAAACGTGGCCAGCGGCATCCTGTGCAGAGCTCCAAAGCGGCGGAATCGCAGAACAAAGTGTGACCCCGTGAAGATGCCAAGAGCCCTGTCTATAGACATTCCCCTGTCCGGCAGAGCGTTGGGCAATCTGCCGATTTCTGGTCATCAGCGACAGAGCTTCCTTAATTCTGGCCTGTGCCTTGTGGGGTGTGACAGCGAGGAGAGTCCAGAATCCTCGCTCAGTATGTGCTCTACCTCGTATATCTGCATTGAGTGCGGACAGAGCTTCTCCTACGAGCTGGCGTATGTCGAGCATCAGAAGTTACATAGTCCCATGAGGCTGGAACCCGATGCTGTGATGGCGGCTGCGGGAAGCCAGGGCTCTGACGCCGTCAGGAAGTTACACACTTTGGAGCAAAAGAGGACAGGCCGAGAGTTTGTGTGCACGGAGTGTGGCAAGACCTTCATAGGCAAGTCTAATCTTATCGTTCACCAGCGAACACACACGGGAGAGAAGCCATACGGGTGCATTTTCTGCGGGAAGCATTTCGGGAGGAGCTCTGTTCTGAGAAAACACGAGCGGATCCACACCGGGGAGAAACCCTACACGTGTCCGTACTGCGGGAAGCGCTTCAGCCAGAACTCTGGTCTAAAGAACCACGAGCGAATCCACACAGGGGAGAAGCCATATGGCTGCGCCGAATGCGGAAGGCGGTTCAGCCAGAGCGCAGACCTCATGGTTCATTATCGAACGCACACGGGTGAGAAGCCCTTTATCTGTATCGAGTGTGGGAACAGCTTCATCCGCAGCTCGGACCTCGTCATACACCAAAGAACTCACTCCGGCATTAAGCCCTTCGCCTGCGCGGAGTGCGGAAAGAGCTTCAGCCAGAGGTCCCAAATCATAAGGCACAGAAGGACCCATACGGGCGAGAGACCATTCACCTGTGATGTGTGCAGAAAAAGCTTTATTCTTAGCTCAGAACTTAAGAAACATCACAGGGTCCACACAGGGGAGAAGCCCTATAAGTGTAAGGAGTGCGGTAAATCCTTCCGCCATTGCTCCAACATGAGCCGCCACCAAAAGATGCATGCAGACGGGGAGATCTTGGCGGTGTCTGTCTAG